One window from the genome of Clostridia bacterium encodes:
- a CDS encoding aspartate aminotransferase family protein — protein MSYIGPEDILKKRQQYFFPATSSFYKEPPQIVGGSMQYLFDHNNKKYTDFFAGVSVLNCGHSNPEILKDTIEQLSKMQHTTTLYLTQPMVELAEKLAGILPGNIRRTFFCVTGSEANEGAMALARLYTNKPGYIALQGGLHGRTHLTLSVTGIPMWRLDDNLIKENIFFIDRPYSAVCSYEEAMNNSLQQLEEVLRNHGQNIAAMLMEPIQGNGGIIMYPHDYVKKVKALLEKYNVLLIADEVQTGYGRTGKMFAIEQYDVVPDIIVTAKALGNGIPISTFSTTDEISAAYNRPSASTFGGNPVAAQTALSVLNYIEKNDLVNRAKELGGYLKQELQQLSSPFIKEIRGCGLMLGMQIQAKDQSKNSAEITDMVLEEMKERGFLVGKNGLNRDVVAFQPPLIIAKEDIDAMIFNLRQTLDKLE, from the coding sequence ATGAGTTATATAGGTCCTGAGGACATTTTAAAGAAAAGGCAGCAATACTTTTTCCCTGCTACTTCGTCCTTTTATAAGGAACCACCGCAAATAGTAGGAGGTTCCATGCAATATCTTTTTGACCATAACAACAAGAAATACACGGATTTTTTTGCAGGAGTATCCGTTTTGAACTGTGGACACTCAAATCCCGAAATACTAAAGGATACAATCGAACAGCTCAGTAAAATGCAGCATACAACTACCTTGTATCTCACCCAGCCTATGGTTGAGCTTGCGGAGAAGTTGGCTGGAATTCTTCCGGGCAATATCAGGAGAACTTTCTTTTGCGTGACAGGCTCAGAGGCAAATGAAGGAGCTATGGCTTTGGCCAGACTATATACAAACAAACCCGGCTATATTGCCTTGCAGGGCGGCTTGCACGGCAGGACGCATTTGACCCTCAGCGTAACAGGAATCCCTATGTGGCGTCTGGATGATAACCTAATAAAAGAAAACATATTTTTTATTGATAGACCATACTCGGCAGTGTGCAGCTATGAGGAAGCAATGAATAATTCGCTTCAGCAGCTGGAAGAAGTACTGCGAAATCACGGTCAGAATATTGCTGCAATGCTTATGGAGCCAATTCAGGGTAATGGCGGGATAATAATGTATCCTCATGACTACGTCAAAAAAGTAAAAGCTCTTCTCGAAAAATATAATGTGCTGCTAATCGCAGATGAAGTGCAGACCGGTTATGGAAGAACGGGCAAAATGTTTGCTATTGAGCAATATGACGTGGTACCGGATATAATTGTAACTGCAAAAGCATTGGGCAATGGAATCCCGATTTCCACCTTCTCAACTACCGATGAAATTTCGGCGGCTTATAACAGACCTTCTGCTTCCACCTTTGGAGGGAACCCTGTAGCGGCTCAAACGGCCTTAAGCGTACTCAACTATATTGAGAAAAACGACCTGGTCAACAGAGCAAAGGAACTCGGAGGCTATCTGAAACAGGAGCTTCAGCAGTTATCCTCTCCCTTTATCAAGGAAATAAGAGGCTGTGGATTAATGCTTGGTATGCAAATTCAAGCCAAAGATCAGAGTAAGAACTCAGCAGAAATCACCGATATGGTCCTGGAGGAAATGAAGGAAAGAGGGTTCCTGGTGGGCAAGAATGGCTTAAACAGAGATGTAGTAGCCTTCCAACCTCCGCTGATCATTGCAAAAGAAGATATTGATGCTATGATTTTTAACCTGCGACAGACTTTAGACAAACTAGAATAA
- a CDS encoding U32 family peptidase translates to MARFFNNKKVELLAPAGTMETFRSVVKANCDAIYLGGKSLNMRMIRKGFNLTDEEIAKAVKMAHDVDKKIYVTVNNMLNEFEIDEAAEYLHFLERINTDGIIIQDLGIVQICKEQKLKKLEIHTSVMMNVHNIEFVKALQEYGVSRVVISREMDLKTAKNLQNMTGIETEYFMHGDICAVNGANCYYSSLLWGNSSNRGRCFKPCRWAYKIKKNGYLYPTEYPLAAKDMYMYEHIPELIEACVTSFKIEGRMRETDFIVDLVNTYGEAIDRYIEDPLSYDRKKQAKEMFEKRKRDFTTAYAFGKPGLDFINTRYEGTGKFYSTGKVFSVPSEEPEITPAVLTAAQTELSSAKSDSHHRKHKLSVKVNNYEQAKLCIEAGANRIYISCEVLQPDEFMTIEQLRQLVSIKGSTEIYLAFPQMMDELQFDIIDHYLSKYGNIFDGLLVSNLGAIRRYSGKYKLVTDYNLNIYNHKALDFYKELGVSEFTTSIEAKINELAEFCTLVQGKLELIVHGPIRVMYLEHNLYDNVNVLQPIEAAANKYVDDNVLVMMSDKGENPVYIDQNGRNHLFTSKELCMLPLLPHFSFDNPVDFRIEGQTYSLEELKYIIEIYKSAIDDKSKCETLYEKMKSFRAGFTLGALSYKFGLE, encoded by the coding sequence ATGGCTAGGTTTTTTAATAATAAAAAAGTTGAATTGTTAGCCCCGGCCGGAACCATGGAAACCTTTAGAAGTGTGGTAAAGGCAAATTGTGATGCTATCTATCTCGGGGGCAAATCCTTGAATATGAGGATGATCAGAAAGGGTTTTAACCTAACAGACGAAGAAATAGCTAAAGCGGTTAAAATGGCTCATGATGTTGACAAAAAGATTTACGTTACAGTAAATAACATGCTGAATGAATTTGAAATTGATGAAGCTGCTGAATATCTGCATTTTTTAGAAAGAATAAATACAGACGGGATAATAATTCAAGACTTGGGTATAGTGCAGATATGCAAGGAACAAAAGCTTAAGAAACTTGAAATTCATACTTCCGTTATGATGAACGTGCATAATATTGAGTTTGTAAAAGCACTTCAGGAGTATGGAGTATCAAGAGTAGTTATATCACGGGAAATGGATTTGAAAACCGCAAAGAATTTACAGAATATGACCGGTATTGAAACGGAGTATTTCATGCACGGTGATATTTGTGCCGTCAACGGTGCCAACTGTTACTACAGCAGCTTGCTCTGGGGCAACAGCTCCAATAGGGGACGCTGTTTCAAACCCTGCAGATGGGCGTATAAGATAAAAAAGAACGGATATCTGTATCCAACTGAGTACCCTCTCGCAGCAAAGGATATGTACATGTACGAGCACATACCCGAGCTTATCGAGGCTTGTGTTACATCGTTTAAAATAGAAGGCCGTATGAGAGAAACTGATTTCATAGTTGACTTGGTAAATACCTATGGTGAAGCCATAGATAGATATATAGAGGACCCTTTAAGCTACGACCGTAAAAAGCAAGCAAAGGAAATGTTTGAAAAACGCAAAAGAGATTTCACCACTGCTTATGCATTTGGAAAGCCTGGCTTGGATTTTATCAATACTCGCTACGAAGGTACAGGGAAGTTTTACTCCACTGGAAAGGTTTTCTCTGTGCCCTCTGAAGAGCCTGAAATCACACCGGCTGTCCTTACCGCAGCGCAGACTGAATTAAGCAGCGCTAAGAGTGATTCACACCACCGCAAGCACAAATTATCCGTCAAAGTAAATAACTATGAGCAAGCTAAGCTTTGTATTGAAGCGGGTGCAAACCGTATTTATATATCCTGCGAAGTGTTGCAGCCTGATGAGTTTATGACCATAGAACAGCTGCGGCAATTGGTGAGTATAAAAGGAAGCACTGAAATTTATCTTGCTTTTCCTCAAATGATGGATGAGCTGCAGTTCGATATTATTGATCACTACTTGAGCAAATATGGAAATATTTTTGACGGGCTTCTGGTATCAAATTTAGGCGCTATAAGAAGATACAGCGGCAAATATAAATTAGTAACCGATTATAACCTTAATATATATAATCACAAAGCCTTGGATTTCTATAAGGAGCTGGGAGTTAGCGAGTTCACTACCTCAATAGAAGCTAAAATCAATGAACTGGCTGAATTCTGTACTTTGGTACAAGGAAAACTGGAGCTAATAGTACATGGGCCCATAAGAGTCATGTATTTGGAGCATAATCTTTATGATAATGTAAATGTTTTGCAGCCTATTGAAGCTGCTGCCAATAAATATGTTGATGACAATGTCCTGGTTATGATGAGCGATAAAGGTGAAAATCCCGTCTACATAGACCAAAACGGAAGGAATCACTTATTTACATCCAAGGAACTATGTATGCTACCGCTATTGCCGCACTTTAGCTTTGACAATCCTGTCGACTTCCGTATTGAAGGTCAGACTTATAGTCTTGAGGAATTGAAGTATATCATAGAGATCTATAAGAGTGCCATTGATGACAAATCAAAATGCGAGACGTTGTATGAAAAAATGAAATCCTTCAGAGCGGGATTTACATTAGGTGCTCTATCTTATAAATTTGGGTTAGAATAA